In Buchnera aphidicola (Lipaphis pseudobrassicae), a genomic segment contains:
- the pta gene encoding phosphate acetyltransferase, with product QMKNSIVEEVLLFDQNYKSMISKNYLHSLIIVSFTRIFSFINMFVLNFNSNEITGIILTEVSISEKDITFLCKKLIEKKIHVAFTKKNTIEIVSQLQKINFDIYLQDQVYIQQSQKYISSFFSYFLKLLDTQYDYRMMYSPREFCCYLKLLSKQNKKRIILPESYEVRILKAVSISHNNIAECVLLGDKNKIYSIAKNNGIDLNKNIEIINPILIRDKYIARFLELRKKKDVNRNFAEIALLDNIVLATLILEANEVDGLVSGSVNTTASTILPALQLIKTNSDTSLVSSIFFMLLPNQVLIYGDCAVNVNPNAEELAEIAIQSSNSLKMFGIEPRIAMLSYSTGFSGNGETVEKVRQATAIIKNKNPNLIVDGPVQYDTAVSKTVFKLKAPRSPIEGSANIFIFPDLNAGNIAYKAVQRTANIVAIGPILQGLRKPVNDLSRGASVEDIIYTIALTSIQSK from the coding sequence ACAAATGAAAAATTCTATTGTCGAAGAAGTTCTTCTATTTGATCAAAATTACAAGAGTATGATAAGTAAAAATTATTTACATAGTCTCATAATAGTTTCTTTTACTCGTATTTTTTCCTTTATAAATATGTTTGTTTTAAATTTTAATAGTAATGAAATTACTGGTATTATATTAACAGAAGTATCAATATCTGAAAAAGACATTACTTTTCTATGTAAAAAATTGATTGAAAAAAAAATTCATGTTGCTTTTACAAAAAAAAATACTATTGAGATAGTATCTCAATTGCAAAAAATTAATTTTGATATTTATTTACAAGATCAAGTTTATATTCAACAATCACAAAAATATATTTCTAGTTTTTTTTCTTATTTTTTAAAACTTTTAGACACTCAATATGATTATCGTATGATGTATTCTCCAAGAGAATTTTGTTGTTATTTAAAATTATTATCAAAACAAAATAAGAAACGTATTATATTACCTGAATCATATGAAGTTAGAATATTAAAAGCAGTCTCTATTTCTCATAACAATATTGCAGAATGTGTATTATTAGGTGATAAAAATAAAATTTATAGCATAGCAAAGAATAATGGTATTGACTTAAATAAAAATATTGAAATAATCAATCCTATTTTAATAAGAGATAAATATATTGCTCGTTTTTTAGAACTTAGAAAAAAAAAAGATGTAAACAGAAATTTTGCTGAAATAGCATTATTAGATAATATTGTTTTAGCTACTTTGATACTTGAGGCAAACGAAGTAGATGGATTAGTTTCTGGATCGGTCAATACTACAGCTAGTACTATACTTCCAGCATTACAATTAATTAAAACTAATTCTGATACTTCATTAGTTTCTTCTATTTTTTTCATGTTATTGCCAAATCAAGTTTTGATTTATGGTGATTGTGCTGTAAATGTTAATCCAAATGCAGAAGAATTAGCAGAAATTGCTATCCAATCTTCTAATTCTTTAAAAATGTTTGGAATAGAACCACGTATAGCTATGTTATCTTATTCTACCGGTTTTTCTGGAAACGGTGAAACAGTAGAAAAAGTAAGACAAGCGACTGCTATTATCAAGAATAAAAATCCTAATTTAATTGTAGATGGTCCAGTACAATATGATACTGCAGTTTCAAAAACTGTTTTTAAATTAAAAGCGCCTCGTTCGCCAATTGAAGGTTCTGCAAACATATTTATATTTCCAGACTTAAATGCAGGTAATATAGCCTATAAAGCAGTGCAACGAACTGCAAATATAGTTGCTATAGGACCGATTCTACAAGGGTTAAGAAAACCAGTAAATGATTTATCTCGTGGAGCTTCAGTAGAAGATATAATTTATACTATTGCATTGACGTCAATTCAATCTAAATAA
- the ispE gene encoding 4-(cytidine 5'-diphospho)-2-C-methyl-D-erythritol kinase, translating into MIYTWPSPAKINLFLYVNGTRLDGYHYIQTLFQFLEYNDTLKIIPNKTGTIKLFTKKRSLININNTIFCAAKLLKYKAFLHKNISSHNLGAKIFLKKRIPIGSGLGGGSSNAATTLIALNKLWNIRFTLPELANFGLEIGADVPFFVMGKTSIGEGIGEILHPIKQREKWYLVVYPNIHILTKKIFSSPELTQKNRKSIKKLLTSDFSNDFEPIVKKQFLKIKKIISILSIYAPSRITGTGSCIFSEFNNKKSAEKVFSFLPKNIYGFIAKSVNISSLHNILYKRKNMFY; encoded by the coding sequence ATGATTTATACATGGCCATCTCCTGCAAAAATCAATCTTTTTTTATATGTAAATGGTACACGTTTAGACGGATATCATTATATACAAACATTATTTCAATTTCTTGAGTACAATGATACATTAAAGATCATTCCTAATAAAACAGGTACAATCAAATTATTTACTAAAAAAAGATCTCTTATTAATATAAATAACACCATTTTTTGTGCTGCTAAACTACTAAAATACAAAGCTTTTCTACATAAAAATATTAGTTCTCATAATCTAGGTGCTAAAATATTTTTAAAAAAAAGAATACCAATTGGCAGTGGATTAGGTGGTGGTTCTTCCAATGCAGCAACTACTTTAATTGCGTTAAATAAGTTATGGAATATACGATTTACTTTGCCAGAATTAGCTAATTTTGGATTAGAAATAGGAGCTGATGTACCGTTTTTCGTCATGGGAAAAACATCTATAGGAGAAGGAATAGGAGAAATATTACATCCAATTAAGCAACGAGAAAAATGGTATTTGGTTGTATATCCAAATATACATATATTAACAAAAAAAATATTTTCAAGTCCTGAATTAACCCAAAAAAATAGAAAATCTATTAAAAAACTACTAACATCAGATTTTAGTAACGATTTTGAACCTATAGTAAAAAAACAATTTCTTAAAATAAAAAAAATAATTTCAATATTATCTATATATGCACCTTCAAGAATAACAGGTACTGGATCTTGTATTTTTTCTGAATTTAATAACAAAAAATCAGCTGAAAAAGTTTTTTCTTTTTTACCTAAAAATATATATGGATTTATAGCAAAAAGTGTAAATATTTCATCTTTACATAATATTCTTTACAAAAGAAAAAATATGTTTTATTAG
- the nadE gene encoding ammonia-dependent NAD(+) synthetase, translating into MNLQKKIIKLLKVKPKIVPKIEIKKRVNFLKKYLLNHPYLHSLIVGISGGQDSTLTGKLCQITIETLRKETKNKNYQFIALRLPHGVQNDEKDCRDAINFICPDQVFNINIKNAVLSSEQSLKRSGIIISDHIRGNEKSRERMKVQYSVAAVKNGLVVGTGHASEIISGFFTKYGDNGTDINPIATLNKKQGKSLLIQLKCPSHLYLKKPTADLEDENPQKDDESVLGVTYNEIDSYLEGKEIDISSKKIIEQLYLKTFHKRNKPISL; encoded by the coding sequence ATGAATCTACAAAAAAAAATTATTAAATTACTAAAAGTCAAACCAAAAATTGTACCAAAAATAGAAATTAAAAAACGAGTTAATTTTCTAAAAAAATATTTACTTAATCATCCATATTTACATTCTTTAATAGTTGGTATTAGTGGAGGACAAGACTCTACATTAACGGGAAAACTATGTCAAATAACTATTGAAACACTAAGAAAAGAAACAAAAAATAAGAATTATCAATTTATTGCATTACGATTACCACACGGTGTCCAGAATGACGAAAAAGATTGTCGAGATGCAATTAATTTTATATGTCCAGATCAAGTATTTAATATAAATATAAAAAATGCAGTTCTAAGTTCTGAACAATCATTAAAAAGATCTGGTATTATTATTTCAGATCATATAAGAGGCAATGAAAAATCAAGAGAACGAATGAAAGTACAATATAGTGTTGCTGCTGTAAAAAATGGTCTTGTAGTAGGAACAGGACATGCATCAGAAATTATTAGTGGATTTTTCACAAAATATGGAGATAATGGAACAGATATTAATCCTATTGCTACACTAAATAAAAAACAAGGCAAGTCTTTATTGATACAATTAAAATGTCCAAGTCATCTTTATCTAAAAAAACCAACAGCAGATCTTGAAGATGAAAATCCACAGAAAGACGACGAATCTGTTTTAGGTGTAACATATAATGAAATTGATTCTTATTTAGAAGGAAAAGAAATAGATATCTCTAGTAAAAAAATTATTGAACAATTATATTTAAAAACTTTTCACAAAAGAAATAAACCAATTTCATTATAG
- a CDS encoding acetate/propionate family kinase — protein sequence IIEKYSVLSKKNVAVFDTSFYKDMPETSFLYAIPYDFYQHYGIRRYGAHGISHEYVSRKSCIFLNKNFNSLNIITCHLGNGASISAICNGVCVDTSMGLTPLEGLVMGTRSGDIDPSIIFFMNKQLHINLNEIETILNKKSGLLGLSGISSDFRYFEKNYNLTIEAKRSVDIFCHRLAKYIASYMTLMKNHLDAVVFTGGIGENVPLIRELTLSKLSLLGFKINLKLNLSIKEGKSGLITDSNSYPVFVISTNEELFIAQETMNVINKQ from the coding sequence AATTATAGAAAAATATTCAGTCTTATCGAAGAAAAATGTAGCAGTATTTGATACATCTTTCTATAAAGATATGCCTGAAACTTCTTTTTTATATGCAATTCCTTACGATTTTTATCAACATTACGGTATTAGACGTTATGGAGCTCATGGTATTAGTCATGAATATGTTAGTCGTAAATCTTGTATTTTTTTAAATAAGAATTTTAATTCGTTAAATATTATAACTTGTCATTTAGGAAATGGAGCTTCAATTTCTGCTATTTGTAATGGTGTTTGTGTTGATACATCTATGGGTTTAACTCCATTGGAAGGACTTGTTATGGGGACAAGAAGTGGAGATATAGATCCTTCTATTATATTTTTTATGAACAAGCAACTACATATAAATCTAAACGAAATTGAAACAATACTGAATAAAAAATCAGGTTTACTAGGTTTAAGTGGAATTAGCAGTGATTTTCGATATTTTGAAAAAAATTATAATTTAACAATAGAAGCTAAAAGATCTGTCGATATTTTTTGTCATCGATTAGCTAAATATATTGCATCTTATATGACTTTAATGAAAAATCATTTAGATGCTGTAGTTTTTACTGGAGGAATTGGAGAAAATGTACCTTTGATTAGAGAATTAACTTTATCTAAATTATCTTTATTAGGTTTTAAAATTAATTTAAAACTTAATTTATCTATTAAAGAAGGTAAGTCTGGATTAATTACTGATTCTAATTCTTATCCAGTTTTTGTTATTTCAACAAATGAAGAATTGTTTATAGCACAAGAAACTATGAATGTAATCAATAAACAATAA
- the yfaE gene encoding class I ribonucleotide reductase maintenance protein YfaE: MNLKNLNCKRNYSIIEIKNIKKIILYKKNISLLSILELNNINIAYQCRSGYCGICRIELIKGKILYSIKQPMAALLRKKDIFSCCCKPYGNIIIKI; encoded by the coding sequence ATGAATTTGAAAAATTTAAATTGTAAAAGGAATTATTCTATTATTGAAATAAAAAATATTAAAAAAATAATTTTATATAAAAAAAATATTTCATTATTATCTATTTTAGAATTAAATAATATTAATATAGCATATCAATGCCGATCTGGTTATTGTGGAATATGTCGTATTGAACTAATAAAAGGAAAAATATTATATTCAATAAAACAGCCTATGGCTGCTTTATTGAGAAAAAAAGATATTTTCTCTTGTTGTTGTAAACCATATGGAAACATTATAATTAAAATTTAA
- a CDS encoding CvpA family protein gives MKKFNCLYLDIILGGFFGTIRGLILVFFFLFIFKCISMNNYNYYVKNSIFFSIFFQFVNYFFNFFGLS, from the coding sequence ATTAAAAAATTCAATTGTCTTTATTTAGATATTATTTTAGGTGGTTTTTTTGGAACTATTCGTGGTTTAATATTAGTGTTTTTTTTTCTATTTATTTTTAAATGTATTAGCATGAATAATTATAATTATTATGTAAAAAATTCTATTTTTTTTTCTATTTTTTTTCAATTTGTTAATTATTTTTTTAATTTTTTTGGATTATCTTGA
- a CDS encoding ribose-phosphate pyrophosphokinase — MPDMKLFAGNSIPKLAKFIANRLYINLGNASVGRFSDGEISVQINENVRGGDVFIIQSTCSPTNDNIMELVVMVDALRRASAGRITAVIPYFGYARQDRRVRSARVPITAKVVADFLSSIGVDRVLTVDLHAEQIQGFFDVPVDNVFGSLILLEDMLQRELKNPIVVSPDIGGVVRARAIAKLLYDTDMAIIDKRRPRANVSQIMHIIGDVANRDCILVDDMIDTGGTLCKAAEALKERGAKRVFAYATHPIFSGNAPVNLKNSVIDEVVVCDTIPLSKNIELLPNVRTLTLSGMLAEAIRRISNEESISAMFEH, encoded by the coding sequence ATGCCAGATATGAAACTTTTTGCAGGAAATTCAATTCCAAAACTAGCAAAATTTATTGCTAATCGATTATATATTAATTTAGGAAACGCCTCTGTAGGCAGATTTAGCGATGGAGAAATTAGTGTTCAAATAAATGAAAATGTAAGAGGTGGAGATGTCTTTATTATTCAATCTACTTGTTCGCCTACTAATGATAATATAATGGAATTAGTTGTAATGGTAGATGCATTAAGAAGAGCTTCAGCTGGTAGAATTACTGCAGTAATACCATATTTCGGATATGCTCGTCAAGATCGTCGAGTAAGATCAGCACGCGTTCCTATAACTGCAAAAGTAGTGGCTGATTTTCTATCTAGTATTGGAGTCGATCGTGTATTAACAGTAGATCTACATGCAGAGCAAATACAAGGTTTTTTTGATGTACCTGTTGATAATGTTTTTGGAAGTTTAATTCTTTTAGAAGATATGCTACAGCGAGAGTTAAAAAACCCAATCGTAGTCTCACCTGATATTGGCGGAGTAGTCAGAGCTAGAGCAATTGCTAAATTGCTTTATGATACTGATATGGCAATCATAGACAAAAGAAGACCTCGTGCTAATGTTTCTCAAATCATGCATATTATTGGTGATGTAGCAAATCGTGATTGTATTTTGGTAGATGACATGATAGATACAGGAGGAACTCTTTGTAAAGCTGCAGAAGCACTCAAGGAACGAGGAGCAAAAAGAGTTTTCGCATATGCTACACATCCTATTTTTTCTGGAAACGCACCAGTAAATTTAAAAAATTCTGTTATTGATGAAGTTGTTGTATGTGATACAATACCTTTGTCAAAAAATATAGAATTGTTACCTAATGTACGAACCTTAACTTTATCAGGTATGTTGGCAGAAGCAATTAGAAGAATTAGTAATGAAGAATCTATTTCAGCCATGTTTGAACATTAA
- the folC gene encoding bifunctional tetrahydrofolate synthase/dihydrofolate synthase, protein MINKKKSLSIWLQYLEQSNKKLINLFELKYIAKKLNILNLKTFIFTVAGTNGKGTTCAMLERLLLNTGYKVGLYTSPHLISYLERVRINGNILTAEEHVSSFEQVEFERKKICLTYFEFITLSALILFKRYTLDILILEVGVGGRLDATNIIDSNLSIITNIGIDHTNILGKDRSSIAYEKSGVFRKNRISVIGEKNIPESMYRVAEEKKTILKKINIDWFFKKNTYSWDFIHTDVQLYHLPITQIPICNTAIALAALYYTKFKISEKNIRKSISTVSVPGRFQIFSHSPDIILDVAHNPHASSYLSKKLDEISLKGQIHAIVGIFQDKDISGVIFPLQKKVHYWYASPIDNTRTANINQLKNTFPKKNTFFSNNVHDSYKKLCKLVKKEDIILVFGSFLTVSEFISLKDMEKT, encoded by the coding sequence ATGATTAATAAAAAAAAATCTTTATCTATTTGGTTACAGTATTTAGAGCAATCAAATAAAAAATTAATTAATCTTTTTGAATTAAAATATATAGCAAAGAAATTAAATATATTGAATTTAAAAACTTTTATTTTTACTGTAGCGGGTACTAATGGAAAAGGAACTACTTGCGCGATGTTAGAAAGATTACTTTTAAATACAGGTTATAAAGTTGGATTATATACCTCTCCTCATCTTATAAGTTATTTAGAAAGAGTTAGAATTAATGGAAATATTCTTACTGCAGAAGAACATGTATCTTCCTTTGAACAAGTAGAATTTGAAAGAAAAAAAATTTGTTTGACGTACTTCGAATTTATTACGCTTTCAGCATTGATTTTATTTAAGAGATATACATTAGATATTCTAATATTAGAAGTAGGTGTAGGGGGAAGATTAGATGCTACTAACATTATAGATTCTAATTTATCTATCATTACCAACATAGGAATAGATCATACTAATATATTAGGAAAAGATCGTTCAAGTATTGCATATGAAAAATCAGGTGTTTTTAGAAAAAATAGAATTTCTGTAATCGGAGAAAAAAATATTCCAGAATCTATGTATCGAGTAGCTGAAGAAAAAAAAACAATTTTAAAAAAAATTAATATAGATTGGTTTTTTAAAAAAAATACTTACAGTTGGGATTTTATTCATACAGATGTTCAGTTGTATCATCTACCTATAACTCAAATACCTATTTGTAATACTGCTATTGCATTAGCTGCATTATACTATACAAAATTTAAAATTAGCGAAAAAAATATAAGGAAATCGATTTCCACTGTTTCCGTACCAGGTAGATTTCAAATATTCTCTCATTCACCTGATATTATTCTTGATGTTGCTCATAATCCACATGCTAGTTCATACTTATCAAAAAAATTAGATGAAATTTCTTTAAAAGGTCAAATACATGCAATAGTAGGAATATTTCAAGATAAAGATATTTCAGGAGTAATTTTTCCTTTACAAAAAAAAGTGCATTACTGGTATGCGTCACCTATAGATAACACTAGAACTGCTAATATAAATCAATTGAAAAATACTTTTCCAAAAAAAAATACATTTTTTTCCAATAATGTTCATGATTCTTATAAAAAACTGTGTAAATTAGTAAAAAAAGAAGATATTATTTTAGTTTTTGGTTCTTTTCTGACTGTTTCAGAATTTATTTCATTAAAAGACATGGAAAAAACATAG
- the prmC gene encoding peptide chain release factor N(5)-glutamine methyltransferase, with translation MNIKKWLNKSIKKLSFLDNPKYESELLLSYVSGCTRSFILTSDKIKLNRKQYKYLNYLVFRRSLGEPMAYITKEKEFWSLSLRVSYDTLIPRPDTEILVEQVISKIKDKYTSILDLGTGSGAIALALASMCHDWNIIGIDKSRKALKIARINAYKLNLKNVSFFFSDWFSHIYKKFDIIVSNPPYISKQEIRYLKKDIFFEPFEALISNNNGLLDIEHIIKKSNNYL, from the coding sequence ATGAATATTAAAAAATGGTTAAATAAATCTATTAAAAAATTATCTTTTCTTGATAATCCTAAGTATGAATCTGAGCTTTTATTAAGTTATGTATCAGGATGTACCCGTAGTTTTATTTTAACGTCAGATAAAATAAAATTAAATCGAAAACAATATAAATATTTAAATTATTTAGTTTTTCGTAGATCTTTAGGGGAACCTATGGCATATATCACGAAAGAAAAAGAATTTTGGTCTTTGTCTTTACGTGTTTCATATGATACTCTTATTCCAAGACCTGATACTGAAATTTTGGTTGAACAAGTAATATCTAAAATAAAAGATAAATATACTTCAATTCTTGATTTAGGAACTGGTTCTGGAGCTATTGCATTAGCTTTAGCAAGCATGTGTCATGATTGGAATATCATTGGTATTGATAAATCACGAAAAGCTTTAAAAATAGCTCGAATCAATGCATACAAATTAAATTTAAAAAATGTCTCTTTCTTTTTTAGTGATTGGTTTTCACATATATATAAAAAGTTTGATATCATTGTAAGCAATCCGCCTTACATCAGCAAACAAGAAATCCGATATTTAAAAAAAGATATTTTTTTTGAACCTTTTGAAGCTCTTATATCAAACAATAATGGATTATTAGATATTGAACATATTATCAAGAAATCAAATAATTATTTATT
- the prfA gene encoding peptide chain release factor 1 produces MNNSILNKLKSLRNRYQEIEILLTQKNIISNREYLKTLSKEYLKLSEIIKYFIKWEKLEIDTKNLFALFDDIEMQTLVKEELFLFNKKKKELEKKIHELLIPKDPNDEHGCLIEIRAATGGDESSIFASDLFRMYTKYAESCLWKVEIMSISENEKGGFKEIILKITGKGACGRLKFESGGHRVQRVPETESQGRVHTSTCTVAVMPIKPKSEVEEINPSDLKIDTFRSSGAGGQHVNTTDSAIRITHIPTGHVVECQDERSQHKNKAKALSILSARVHAEKAEKEHAESASMRRILLGSGERSDRNRTYNFSQNRITDHRINFTIYKLNEVLEGKLQLLIEPIMREYQADLLSSFSKSIL; encoded by the coding sequence ATGAATAATTCTATTTTAAATAAATTAAAATCCTTACGAAATCGTTATCAAGAAATCGAAATCCTACTTACTCAAAAAAATATTATATCAAATCGAGAATATTTAAAAACATTATCTAAAGAATATTTAAAACTTTCTGAAATTATTAAATATTTTATAAAATGGGAAAAATTAGAAATTGATACTAAAAATCTTTTTGCTTTATTTGATGATATAGAAATGCAAACTTTGGTAAAAGAAGAGCTTTTTTTATTTAATAAAAAAAAGAAAGAGTTAGAAAAAAAAATTCATGAACTATTGATTCCAAAAGATCCTAATGACGAACACGGTTGTTTGATTGAAATAAGAGCTGCAACAGGTGGTGATGAGTCTTCAATTTTTGCTAGTGATTTATTTAGAATGTATACTAAATACGCCGAATCTTGTTTATGGAAAGTGGAAATAATGAGTATTAGTGAAAACGAAAAAGGAGGATTCAAGGAAATAATTTTAAAGATTACAGGGAAAGGCGCTTGTGGTCGATTAAAATTTGAATCTGGAGGTCATCGTGTACAAAGAGTCCCAGAAACAGAATCACAAGGAAGAGTTCATACTTCTACTTGCACTGTGGCTGTAATGCCTATAAAACCAAAAAGTGAAGTAGAAGAAATCAATCCTTCTGATTTAAAAATTGATACTTTTCGTTCTTCTGGAGCTGGAGGACAACATGTTAATACTACTGATTCTGCTATTCGTATTACTCATATTCCTACAGGTCATGTTGTAGAATGTCAAGATGAACGGTCACAACATAAAAATAAAGCAAAAGCATTATCTATTTTATCAGCTCGTGTGCACGCAGAAAAAGCAGAAAAAGAACATGCAGAAAGCGCCTCCATGAGACGAATTTTGTTGGGTAGTGGAGAACGATCTGATCGAAATAGAACATATAATTTTTCTCAAAATAGAATTACAGATCATAGAATTAATTTTACTATATATAAATTAAATGAAGTATTAGAAGGAAAATTACAGCTTCTCATAGAACCAATAATGCGAGAATATCAAGCAGATTTACTTTCTTCTTTTTCTAAATCTATATTATGA
- a CDS encoding AAA family ATPase, with the protein MSRIIMLIPLDDNVGLNSVSLSMIYCLNKKLCKNNSRKPVLYLSCSNNHQDNISLIINKYFSKFVHILNDIDFSKNIFNSCDYFSLLNKLIEDIYHKKWLYQFILIKGLSNNVNMYSQDINYDIAQNLSAEVIFLSNIKKNYIENFKVKEKEIELIIKRKNYKNVLGVIFNKVNSPFINKKYDFFKKLIIL; encoded by the coding sequence ATGTCACGTATTATAATGTTAATTCCTTTAGATGATAATGTTGGTTTAAATTCTGTTAGTTTAAGTATGATTTATTGTTTAAATAAAAAGTTATGTAAAAATAATTCTCGAAAACCTGTACTATATTTGTCTTGCTCAAATAATCATCAAGATAATATATCTTTAATAATTAATAAATATTTTTCAAAATTTGTACATATATTAAATGATATAGATTTTTCTAAAAATATTTTTAACTCTTGTGATTACTTTTCTTTACTAAATAAATTAATTGAAGATATTTACCATAAAAAATGGTTATATCAATTTATTTTGATTAAAGGTTTAAGTAATAATGTAAATATGTATTCTCAAGACATTAATTATGATATTGCTCAAAATTTAAGTGCAGAAGTGATTTTTTTGTCTAATATAAAAAAAAATTATATAGAAAACTTTAAAGTAAAAGAAAAAGAAATAGAATTAATTATAAAAAGAAAAAATTATAAAAACGTTTTAGGTGTAATTTTTAATAAAGTCAACTCTCCATTTATTAATAAAAAATATGACTTTTTTAAAAAACTAATTATCTTAA
- the sirB1 gene encoding invasion regulator SirB1, translated as MKSLSNIDFSKLSLFESIIAASQIIRKDFPTNLVVSELKTRIKEAESYISSECTPNKKLEKLLELFYNNWSFGGASGIYKLSDTIWIDNVLKTRRGTAVSLGVLFLHIAQTLKLPLNPVIFPTQLILRADWINKKKWLINPFNGDILDQHTLEVWLKGNISPTAELYENDLYKAESITVIRKMLNTLKSALMEEKKMELALNVANLLLQIDPNDPYEIRDRGLIYAQLECNHVALTDLIYFVEHCPEDPISEIIKVQIHAIEQKKIILH; from the coding sequence ATGAAATCTCTTTCTAACATTGATTTTTCTAAACTATCACTTTTTGAATCAATTATTGCTGCTTCTCAAATTATTCGAAAAGATTTTCCTACAAATCTTGTTGTATCTGAATTAAAAACTAGAATAAAAGAAGCTGAATCTTATATTTCATCTGAATGTACTCCTAATAAAAAATTAGAAAAATTGCTAGAATTATTTTATAATAATTGGAGTTTTGGTGGAGCTAGTGGTATTTATAAACTTTCAGATACAATTTGGATTGATAATGTATTAAAAACACGTCGAGGTACAGCAGTATCTTTAGGGGTTTTATTTTTACATATTGCACAAACGTTAAAACTACCTCTAAATCCTGTTATATTTCCTACTCAACTTATTTTAAGAGCAGATTGGATTAATAAAAAAAAATGGTTAATTAACCCTTTTAATGGAGATATATTAGATCAGCATACATTAGAAGTTTGGTTAAAGGGTAATATTAGTCCTACAGCAGAATTATATGAAAATGATTTATATAAAGCTGAATCAATTACCGTTATTCGTAAAATGTTAAATACGTTAAAATCAGCTTTAATGGAAGAAAAAAAAATGGAATTAGCGTTAAATGTTGCTAATTTACTACTACAAATTGACCCGAATGATCCATATGAAATCCGTGATAGAGGATTAATATATGCTCAATTAGAATGTAATCATGTAGCTCTAACAGATTTAATTTATTTTGTAGAACATTGTCCTGAAGATCCAATTAGTGAAATTATTAAAGTTCAAATTCATGCTATTGAGCAAAAAAAAATTATATTACATTAA